Below is a genomic region from Echinicola rosea.
GTGGGAGAAGGAATGGTGGAAAGCAGGGCGGTTTTCCCCAAGCCGGTCCGGTGATAGGGAAGGTGCTAAGTAAGAAGGGGGCGCCAGTTACAAGATTTATTATACCGCTGGTACTTTACCGCAGTTTGAACATTAGGAATAGCAATAACCTGTCCCGTCAAATACTGAAAGAGCAAGGGCATCAGTTGGTCTAAAGGACAAATAATCCACCGCACCTACCTGCCCAAGTGGGGAGAATGATTTAAAAATTTTATATGTATCCGTAACGCAATACTTAGCCTCAGAGAAATGAAGTATTCGCAATGAGTTCATTGTTCGGTCTTTGGAGCATTCGGTTTTGGGACAGTTGATGGGGGCGTTAAGAAAATGAGTTGGCTCGCGCAGTGGACAAGCGAGATCCACTCATTTTTAGCCCATAGCAACTGGCACAAAATCAATTGAACCCGCTTTTTCAATGCCGTTTAGTTAGTGTGTATCTGGAAAATATGGGTTCTATATTTTTTCCTTGGGCAGTTATTTTTCTAGCTAAATCCCTAGGTGGTTTTCATCCCTTTACCTTTGTTACTTTTTTGCTTCAGGTCAAAAAAGTAACCAAAAAACCCCGCCGCTACGCCACGGCGCACAGGTGTGCAGCTATTGGCCTAAAATTAAAACCTACCCCCATGCAGGCAAACTCCTCCTGTCTAAAGCCAAGCAGGCCTATCTAAAGCCAGGTAAATTTCTTTCTTTTTTCATCAATGGAAAAAAGGAAAAGGATAAAATCCACCAAAATGGCCAAAGCCAAACAGTTAAAGTCAAATAGAAAAGAAACTCCTAGCAGGTGAAAACAGGGAAAGGGCCTTAACTAAACGGCATTAAATGCGGGTTTAAGGCAACCAAATCGTACTCGTAAACCCAACCACTTAATGTGAAGGATGCTCCATGGCCTAGATTTTTTGCCTACTTTTTCATTAATGGAAAAAGTAGGAAAGTCCAATAAAAGCATATGAAGTTAAATTCTATAGGAACAGCAGATATATTCACACTGGGATACTTTTTTAAATGCGTTCGCCCTGAGGGGTGCCCTGCTTTCCTTGTATCTCAAAGGGAGAATCTTATCTTTACCCCTGCATTTACCAAAATGTAAGAAAAGACCATAAAAAGCAAAGACAACACATGAACCCATTATTGGAAAAGTTCAATACGCCATTTGATACGGCGCCTTTTGATAAGATCAAAAACGAAGATTTTTTACCTGCCATAGAAGCGGCAATAAAGGAGGCGAAGGCCGAGATAGCGGAAATCAAAGCTGTGGATAAGCCCAGTTTTACGGCCGTGATTGAGGCACTGGATCGGTCTGGGGAGCGTCTGGACATTGTTTCCAGTATTTTCTTTAACCTCAATGCCGCAGAGACCAACGACGAGATCCAAAAACTGGCCAGGGAAATTTCGCCCATACTTACGGCATATTCCAATGATATCCTCTTGGACCAAGAGCTTTTTGGCTTGGTAAATGAGGTCTTTCAGCAAAAAGACGACCTGAAGCTGGATGAGGAACAGGAGACCTTGCTGGACAAGACCTATAAGTCCTTTGTCCGCAATGGAGCAAACCTTTCTGATGAAGATAAGGCCAAACTTCGGGAAATAGACCGTCAGCTATCGCAAAAGAGCTTGGCCTTTGGAGAAAATGTACTGGCAGAAACCAATAAGTATGAGCTGGTAGTAGAAAAGGAGTCAGATCTGGCCGGTTTGCCAGCCGCCATAAAAGAGGCTGCGGCTCAGACCGCTGCCGAAAAAGGGAAAGAAGGGCAATGGGTTTTTACCCTTGCATTTCCCAGCTATGTGCCGTTTATGACCTACGCCGAAAATAGAGAACTCCGCAAAGAGCTTTTCTTGGCCTATAATACCAAATCCTGCAAAGGAGATGAACTGGACAACCAGCAAATCATCAAAGAGATCTTGGAGTTGAAATATCAGCGTGCCAATTTACTGGGCTATCCGCGTTATGCAGATTTTGTATTGGAAGAAAGGATGGCAAAGAGTGCTCCTGAAGTCCAGAAATTCCTAGGTGAGCTGCTTGAAAAGGCTCGGCCTAAAGCAGAGGAAGAACTAAAGGAGTTGACCGAGTTTGCCCAAAAGGAGGGAGGACCGGATGTGCTCCAAAAGTGGGATTTCGGTTATTATTCCGAAAAACTAAAGAAGGCTAAATTTGAGGTAGATGATGAGCTGACCAAGCCATATTTTGAACTGGAGAATACCATTGAAGGGGTTTTTAAGACCGCTTCCAAGCTGTATGATCTGGAGTTTGTGAAGAATGAATCCATTCCCGTTTACCACGAAGAAGTGGTGGCTTATGAGGTGAAGGACGCAAAAAGTGGCAAAAACATGGCTGTTTTTTATGCGGATTTTTATCCACGAGCAGGCAAGCGAAATGGTGCTTGGATGACCGTTTACCGCGGCCAGTCGAAAGTCAATGGCGTCGATAAACGGCCCCATATTTCGATTGTGTGCAATTTCTCCAGACCTACCAAAAGTACGCCGTCGCTTTTGACCTTTAATGAAGTGACCACGTTGTTCCATGAATTTGGGCATGCACTCCACGGAATGCTCGCCAATGGGACATATAGTTCACTGTCTGGCGCAAGTGTTTATTGGGACTTTGTGGAGCTGCCCTCTCAGATTTTTGAGAACTGGTGTTATGAAAAGGAATGCTTGGACCTCTTTGCCCGCCACTATAAAACCGGAGAAAAGATTCCTGAGGAACTGGTGGAGCGGATCAAAAATGCAGCCAACTTCCACCAAGGCTATCAGACCTTACGTCAGGTGAGTTTTGGTTTGTTGGATATGGCCTATTATAGTGCAGATCCAACGGATGTTGGTTCGTTGTTTGAGTTTGAAAAAAAGGCCATGGCACCGACAGAATTACTTCCTTCTGTGGAGGGAGTCATGATGTCCACTTCATTTTCCCATATCTTCCAAGGGGGCTATGCCGCGGGGTATTATAGCTATAAATGGGCGGAAGTGCTGGATGCCGATGCGTTCGAGTTGTTTTTGGAAAATGGTATTTTTGATCCTGTTACGGCAAAGTCTTTCAAGGAAAACATTTTGTCTGCTGGTGGCAGGGTGCATCCTTCCATTTTGTATAAGCGTTTCCGTGGAAGGGACCCAAAACCTGATGCATTGCTAAAACGAGCAGGGTTGATTTAATACACTTGCAAAATTCCATGATATGTGAAGTTATCTTCTTGGTGAAAGGTGCAGGGCAAACGCGTTTAGTGTTTTGAAGGGAGATAGTTTTCATGTAGGCATAGCTATCATCCGTGCCGATGGCACTCCTTTCTGGAGGGAGGAGTGCTTAAGCTCCTACGGATGAATCCGCAGGTTACAAAATTTATCGTGCCGCTGGCACTTTGCCCCGATTTGTACATTGAAAACCGCAGTAGCCCAGGGTCAAGTCAACGCTTAAATGACGGGTAAGGCGGTAGTGGATTTTGGACGAGATCAAGGCGCAAAAAACGCCCCTAGTCGTAGCTAAGGAAGTCTTTTTGCAACGTAGAGATAGACCAAAAGACACACCGGATTACACGTAGGTTTAGGTTTGGCTTGACACTAGATTGCCGAATGGCTGGATGGGCAGAAAGAATGATGAGTTGATTTGCCTCGTACAAGCCTTCGCAACTATCTGCTCATGTATAGTGGCCGGCTTGGTTGAGGTTAAATCCTGAATCAATGCCGTTTAGTTAGTATGTACCTGGAAATATTGGTTCTATTGTTTTTCTACTAAATTCCAAGATGGTTTTCATCTCTTTAGCTTTGTCACTTTTTTGCTGCAGGTCAAAAAAGTGACCAAAAAACCCCGCCGCTACGCCACGGCGCACAGGTGTGCAGCTATTGGCCTAAAATAAAAACCTTCCCTCATGCAGGCAAACTCTTCCTTTTCTAGCAGCCAACATTCTATTTGGCTAGTATTTCGTCAAACAAGCCTGCCTTTTTGCCCGCCCGCTTTTTAATTTCTTAACGCCCAATACCTGCAAGGCGGATCCGATTAATAAGTTTCTTATGGATAAATTATCATCATCATTCCATGTAGTGGTATATTTTCTTAAGTAACCAAGTTGAGCCGGAACTATAAGCCCACAGGCCTAGATTTTTTTCTTTCTTTTTTCATCAATGGAAAAAAGGAAAAGGATAAAATCCACAAAAATGGCCAAAACCATACAGTTAAAGTCAAATAGAAAAGAAACTCCCAGCAGGTGAAAACAGGGAAATGGCCTTAACTAAACGGCATTAAATGTGGGTTCAATGCCGTTTAGTTAGTTTGTATCTGGAAAATATGGGTTCTATATTTTTTCCTTGGGCAGTTATTTTTCTAGCTAAACCCCTAAGTGGTTTTCATCCCTTTACCTTTGTCACTTTTTTGCTTCAGGTCAAAAAAGTAACCAAAAAACCCCGCCGCTACGCCACGGCGCACAGGTGTGCATCTATTGGCCTAAAATTAAAACCTTCCCTCATGCAGGCAAACTCCTCCTTTTCTAGTTGCCAATATTCTTTTTGGCTAGTATTTCGTCAAACAAGCCTGCCTTTTTGCCCGCCCGCTTTTTAATTTCTTAACGCCCAATACCTGCAAGGCGGATCCATTTTGTACATATTTTAAAAGGCCATGGATTAAAATAATAACGCTCTCAATGGACGATCCGTATTGGAAAATATTCTTAACTAAACGGCATTGAACCCCGAATAGGTGTTAGCAACTGAGCATCCTGCCTCATCCACCTTTGGCGGAGGGTCATATAGGTCAAAAAATGATTACATACAAATGGCTAAGTTCCGTAGGAACGGCAGATATAAATGCAAAAAGGAACATTTTTTTAAATGCGTTTGCCCTGGTGAAAGGTGGCTTTACTATTTTGATTCAATAAGGCTTTTTTATAAGGAGTAAAGATGGCGCTGAAAGGACAAGTTTTTACTGATTTTTACCAGTTTCTGTGACGTTTTGCAAAAGGAGAAAGGCTTGGTCAAAATAAAGTAGCTGTTTGCTGGTTGTTTTATATGGGATTACCATTGAAAATTTGGCAATAAAACCACCTGTTTTGAGGGTGTTGTTTTACTGATTTGATATAGAAATCGTTTTTTTATTGTTGATAATGTAAATATTGAATATTTTTGTTGATATTATTTGAATTAATTGCTGCTGTTGTTAACTTTGTAACATAAGAAAAAGGCAAAAGGTCTTATCAGATACTGTAGGGTGATGAAATTGGCAGACATGCCCCCCTGTCTCGGGGGTGGGGAGTTTGGGATAAAGCAAACATGGAGCTCGTGTTTTGCCTAACTGCCCCGTGGAGGTTCGAGTCCTTCTCCTACAGCAGGTTATTTTGGGTTTATTGTTAATTGACTAAAGCTATGAGATATTGTTTCATAGCTTTTTGTTTTTATAGCGGTCGGATGTAGATGTTTTTCCACCGGACGCTCATTGGCGTTTCTTTTTTGCCTACACCATGTACTTGCAGTCCAATAAAACCTTTCGGATTATCGGCATACCTTTCGGGATCATAGTCTAGGTCTGCGGCTAATTGGCCGTTGATCCATGTTTTGATGCTTCTTCCGCTGGCTATTATTCGATATTGATTCCATGTGTCGTTTTTGAAATGACTATGGGTGTTTACCTTGGGGTCGTCAGACTGTGGCTCGGGAGAAATGGTGCTACTCCACTTTTTTGTAGGTGAAGTCCATGATTTTTTCAGGATAGTTGCTGATAAACAGCCTTTTTTGGGTGACCAGTCCGTCAGCATTGTAATTATAGTAATATCTTAACCGTTTTTCTTTGACAGTGGGTTCTCCTTGGTCGTTATATTGGGTTTCAGTGATGGTGAGTCTGGTGGGATTGTTTTTGGGGAGGAAAGGAATGTGGTCAATACGAATTGGAAACATTGAAGCTTGTCCACCATATAGGGTGATGTCAAGTAGGTCAACATCATTAAAATTAAGGGCTGAGTAGGGGGTGGGATGATCGTCATAAGCAGTGAAAACGATATTGTAGTTGTATTTTAAACCTTTCCCTTCCCGTCCGTCTATGCTTTCTGTATTGATCGTTGAAATGTTGCCAATGCTGTCAAGTGTTATAAGTGTTCGCACGGTATCTACCCGGGCATCATGTACCTTCCTCAGCTGCACAATTTCCCTTACTTTTTTATGATATCGGTAAAATTTTTCTATATGAAATCTATCTACTTTTGACCAACTCAATCTTCCTTTTTCATCATACCTAAAATGCCTGATCGTTTCCTCTATATTGGAATCATGTCTAAGTGCACTGTAGGGCATGGCACTTTCCAGTTGGCTGTGCTGATTATAATGAAGTGCCAGTGTATCTCTGTTATCATAGGGGGAATCCTCATATTTGGTCCAACTTGCTACAGAGGTAGGTCTATAAAGTGAATCATATTGAAAGGTCTTTTTGGTCAGGCCTCCTATCCAAGTGACATTATAGGATAGGTCGGCTTCGATCAGTAGCCACTCCGGCTTTTCCGGGTTTATTGGTACTCCAGGGGTGGTGGGCAGCAAATCACAGCCTGTCATCAGTAAAAATGAGCAAACTACTATATAGTGGCGTGCAGTTTTGATAGTATTTAGCATAGTGGATAGTTTTTATTAATAACCTGAGCTCGACTTATTTTTAGCATTAAAAGCATTGCGAACCCTTTTTAGGAGGATGTGGGTTGGAA
It encodes:
- a CDS encoding M3 family metallopeptidase; amino-acid sequence: MNPLLEKFNTPFDTAPFDKIKNEDFLPAIEAAIKEAKAEIAEIKAVDKPSFTAVIEALDRSGERLDIVSSIFFNLNAAETNDEIQKLAREISPILTAYSNDILLDQELFGLVNEVFQQKDDLKLDEEQETLLDKTYKSFVRNGANLSDEDKAKLREIDRQLSQKSLAFGENVLAETNKYELVVEKESDLAGLPAAIKEAAAQTAAEKGKEGQWVFTLAFPSYVPFMTYAENRELRKELFLAYNTKSCKGDELDNQQIIKEILELKYQRANLLGYPRYADFVLEERMAKSAPEVQKFLGELLEKARPKAEEELKELTEFAQKEGGPDVLQKWDFGYYSEKLKKAKFEVDDELTKPYFELENTIEGVFKTASKLYDLEFVKNESIPVYHEEVVAYEVKDAKSGKNMAVFYADFYPRAGKRNGAWMTVYRGQSKVNGVDKRPHISIVCNFSRPTKSTPSLLTFNEVTTLFHEFGHALHGMLANGTYSSLSGASVYWDFVELPSQIFENWCYEKECLDLFARHYKTGEKIPEELVERIKNAANFHQGYQTLRQVSFGLLDMAYYSADPTDVGSLFEFEKKAMAPTELLPSVEGVMMSTSFSHIFQGGYAAGYYSYKWAEVLDADAFELFLENGIFDPVTAKSFKENILSAGGRVHPSILYKRFRGRDPKPDALLKRAGLI
- a CDS encoding 3-keto-disaccharide hydrolase; translated protein: MLTDWSPKKGCLSATILKKSWTSPTKKWSSTISPEPQSDDPKVNTHSHFKNDTWNQYRIIASGRSIKTWINGQLAADLDYDPERYADNPKGFIGLQVHGVGKKETPMSVRWKNIYIRPL